A genomic region of Corticium candelabrum chromosome 6, ooCorCand1.1, whole genome shotgun sequence contains the following coding sequences:
- the LOC134181315 gene encoding uncharacterized protein LOC134181315, giving the protein MADDDDNNVFKHFRAKLVSRLTGTAVSQLCDRLIDGVISTEEYNLITNSFFHLTEEQQVRALLDIMQKRGNEQKTKFLSMLCETNGVEDLGREIQKWQYCRRKETIKDAGSSSSDILHKLDERNHTLQTENSELIIENRKLRTENRELKTENGELKTENRELKAEATKENSKMETQTTSGKKLVEDALRRKLNEFGDGNASYTKLKSATCAPLASSLQTGNTANCVASVGDVVFASPWAATQLYSLDLSKQSPTWAKFWNIRDAIWNVFTWRGQCCIRTGAKNQIYCLSSEEWNLIATVPSTISKGFASLIARDNRIYKLGGYKGDCLNIAAVCDAEGDKQWNDLPKMPFRTCWCSSAVVDHLLYVGGGCVVDAYRWNPIRNVAVLDLRSRDWQSLPLLEHYNATISSIGDNIVACGGCNERSAYDRDHDGKQVSVLDMRSRSWFPLLTTSQPHSRHGMCSIRDGSLAVVAGKDNNAVELLSFN; this is encoded by the exons ATGGCTGACGACGATGACAACAATGTTTTTAAACACTTCAGAGCGAAGCTTGTCAGTCGTTTGACCGGTACTGCTGTTTCACAGCTTTGTGATCGCTTAATCGACGGAGTGATCTCAACAGAGGAATACAACTTGATTACTAACAGTTTCTTTCACCTCACAGAAGAGCAGCAAGTGAGAGCTCTGCTAGATATCATGCAGAAACGAGGAAACGAGCAGAAGACTAAGTTTCTGTCTATGCTGTGCGAGACAAACGGAGTAGAAGATTTGGGAAGAGAGATACAAAAATGGCAAT ATTGTAGAAGAAAAGAAACGATCAAGGACGCCGGCTCTTCATCGTCTGATATATTGCATAAACTAGATGAACGGAATCACACACTGCAGACTGAAAACAGCGAACTAATAATAGAAAACAGAAAACTGAGGACAGAAAACAGAGAACTGAAGACAGAAAACGGAGAACTAAAAACAGAAAACCGCGAACTAAAAGCAGAAGCCACTAAGGAAAATAGCAAGATGGAGACGCAGACAACAAGTGGCAAGAAGTTAGTTGAAGATGCACTTCGACGCAAACTGAACGAATTCGGCGACGGCAACGCGTCTTACACG AAGCTCAAGTCTGCGACGTGTGCACCACTAGCTAGCTCGTTGCAAACGGGAAACACGGCCAACTGTGTTGCCTCGGTCGGAGACGTTGTGTTCGCCTCTCCGTGGGCAGCTACACAACTTTACTCGCTAGATTTGTCAAAGCAGTCGCCAACCTGGGCCAAATTTTGGAATATTCGCGACGCAATTTGGAACGTTTTCACCTGGCGGGGTCAGTGCTGCATTCGAACGGGTGCAAAAAACCAGatctattgtttgtctagcGAAGAGTGGAACCTGATTGCAACCGTGCCAAGTACAATTTCGAAAGGATTCGCATCACTCATTGCTAGGGACAACCGAATCTACAAGTTGGGTGGCTACAAAGGAGACTGTCTCAACATCGCTGCAGTCTGTGACGCAGAAGGCGACAAACAGTGGAATGATCTTCCAAAAATGCCTTTCCGGACATGCTGGTGCTCATCAGCTGTTGTTGATCATCTTCTTTACGTGGGAGGGGGATGTGTAGTTGACGCCTACAGGTGGAATCCCATTAGGAACGTTGCGGTTCTCGACCtcagatcacgtgactggcaGAGTCTTCCTTTACTCGAGCATTATAACGCCACAATATCCTCTATCGGTGATAACATAGTGGCATGTGGAGGATGTAACGAGCGGTCTGCTTACGACAGAGATCACGACGGCAAACAAGTTTCCGTTCTCGACATGCGCTCACGTAGCTGGTTTCCTCTTCTTACCACTTCGCAACCACACAGTCGTCATGGAATGTGCTCGATCCGTGATGGTAGTCTTGCAGTGGTCGCTGGCAAAGACAACAACGCTGTAGAGCTTCTGTCGTTCAACTGA